The Pseudomonas eucalypticola genome has a window encoding:
- a CDS encoding carbohydrate ABC transporter permease — MSTSTAKAQLEVQPDPGKHRLNNPGWFLVTPSVALLLLWMIVPLAMTLYFSLMRYNLLDGGEKTFTGLGNFTFFFTDEGFIPGMTNTLLLVGSVLLISVVLGVLIAALLEASEFFGRGIVRVLLISPFFIMPTVGALVFKNLIFHPVSGILADLWRYFGAQPIDWLANYPLLSIIIIVSWQWLPFAILLLMTAMQSLDQEQKEAARLDGAGPVAIFWHLTLPHLARPIAVVVMIETIFLLSVFAEIFTTTNGGPGFASTNLAYLIYNQALVQFDVGMASAGGLIAVVIANIAAIILVRMIGKNLTDQP; from the coding sequence ATGAGCACGTCCACTGCCAAGGCGCAGCTTGAGGTCCAGCCGGACCCGGGCAAGCACCGCCTCAACAACCCTGGCTGGTTTCTGGTCACCCCTTCCGTGGCGCTGTTGCTGCTGTGGATGATCGTGCCGCTGGCCATGACCCTGTATTTCTCGCTGATGCGCTACAACCTGCTCGACGGCGGCGAGAAAACCTTCACCGGCCTGGGCAATTTCACCTTCTTCTTCACCGACGAAGGCTTCATTCCCGGCATGACCAACACCCTCTTGCTGGTGGGCAGCGTGCTGCTGATCAGCGTGGTACTGGGCGTGCTGATCGCCGCGCTGCTGGAGGCCAGCGAGTTCTTCGGCCGCGGCATCGTGCGGGTGTTGCTGATTTCCCCGTTCTTCATCATGCCCACCGTGGGCGCGTTGGTGTTCAAGAACCTGATCTTCCACCCGGTATCGGGCATTCTCGCCGACCTGTGGCGGTACTTCGGCGCACAGCCAATCGACTGGCTGGCCAATTACCCGCTGCTGTCGATCATCATCATCGTTTCCTGGCAGTGGCTGCCCTTCGCCATTTTGCTGCTGATGACGGCCATGCAGTCCCTGGACCAGGAACAGAAGGAGGCCGCGCGCCTGGACGGTGCCGGCCCAGTCGCGATTTTCTGGCACCTGACCCTGCCACACCTGGCCCGGCCGATTGCCGTGGTGGTGATGATCGAGACCATTTTCCTGCTGTCGGTGTTCGCCGAGATCTTCACCACCACCAATGGCGGGCCGGGGTTTGCCTCCACCAACCTGGCTTACCTGATCTACAACCAGGCACTGGTGCAGTTCGACGTGGGCATGGCCTCGGCCGGCGGCTTGATCGCCGTGGTCATCGCCAACATCGCCGCCATCATCCTGGTGCGGATGATCGGCAAAAACCTCACCGACCAGCCTTGA
- a CDS encoding ABC transporter ATP-binding protein: MATLKIKNLKKGFEGLAIIKGIDLQVNDKEFVVFVGPSGCGKSTLLRLIAGLEEVTSGTLELDGRDITQVSPAKRDLAMVFQTYALYPHMTVRKNMSFALDLAGADKAEVQRKVGEAARILELEPLLERKPKQLSGGQRQRVAIGRAIVRNPKIFLFDEPLSNLDAALRVQMRLELARLHKELQATMIYVTHDQVEAMTLADKVVVLSAGRIEQVGSPLELYHHPANLFVAGFLGTPKMGFLKGRVSRVDSQGCDVELTAGTRVSLARSNATLSVGSEVTLGIRPEHLELAQPGQPSLAVTADVGERLGSDTFCHVVTDSGEPLTLRIRGDLASQYGERLNLHLPPHHCHLFDAQGVAVAKPLQAAA, encoded by the coding sequence ATGGCCACATTGAAAATAAAAAACCTGAAAAAAGGCTTTGAAGGCCTGGCGATCATCAAGGGCATCGACCTGCAGGTGAACGACAAGGAATTCGTGGTGTTCGTCGGCCCCTCGGGCTGCGGCAAGTCGACCCTGCTGCGCCTGATCGCCGGCCTTGAAGAGGTCACCAGCGGCACGCTCGAACTGGACGGCCGCGACATCACCCAGGTCAGCCCCGCCAAGCGCGACCTGGCGATGGTGTTCCAGACCTATGCCCTGTACCCGCACATGACCGTGCGCAAGAACATGTCGTTCGCCCTGGACCTGGCCGGCGCCGACAAGGCCGAGGTGCAACGCAAGGTCGGCGAGGCGGCGCGCATCCTGGAGCTGGAACCGCTGCTGGAGCGCAAGCCCAAGCAACTGTCGGGTGGCCAGCGCCAGCGCGTGGCCATCGGCCGCGCCATCGTGCGCAACCCCAAGATCTTCTTGTTCGACGAGCCGCTGTCCAACCTCGACGCCGCCTTGCGGGTGCAGATGCGCCTGGAACTGGCGCGGCTGCACAAGGAACTGCAAGCCACCATGATCTACGTCACCCACGACCAGGTGGAGGCCATGACCCTGGCCGACAAGGTGGTGGTGCTCAGTGCCGGGCGCATCGAGCAGGTGGGCTCGCCGCTGGAGCTGTACCATCATCCCGCCAACCTGTTCGTCGCCGGCTTTCTGGGCACACCGAAAATGGGCTTCCTCAAGGGCCGGGTCAGCCGGGTGGACAGTCAGGGGTGCGACGTGGAACTGACGGCCGGCACCCGCGTGAGCCTGGCGCGCAGCAACGCCACGCTCAGCGTGGGCAGCGAGGTGACCCTGGGCATCCGCCCCGAGCACCTGGAACTGGCGCAACCTGGCCAGCCGTCGTTGGCGGTGACCGCCGATGTCGGCGAACGCCTGGGCAGCGATACGTTCTGCCATGTCGTCACCGATTCCGGCGAACCCCTGACCCTGCGCATACGCGGTGACTTGGCCAGCCAGTATGGCGAACGCCTGAACCTGCACCTGCCGCCCCACCACTGCCACCTGTTCGACGCCCAGGGCGTCGCCGTGGCCAAGCCATTGCAGGCCGCGGCCTGA
- a CDS encoding carbohydrate ABC transporter permease: MNLTLKQHRRLQSLLLGILAWAIALLLFFPIFWMVLTSFKTEIDAFATPPQFIFTPTLENYLHIQERSDYFHFAWNSVLISFSATLLCMLIAVPAAYSMAFYETKRTKQTLLWMLSTKMLPPVGVLMPIYLLAKGSGLLDSKLALIVIYTLINLPIVVWMVYTYFKDIPRDILEAARLDGATLLQEMLRVLLPISKGGLASTLLLSLILCWNEAFWSLNLTSSNAAPLTALIASYSSPEGLFWAKLSAVSTLACAPILIFGWISQKQLVRGLSFGAVK, from the coding sequence ATGAACCTGACACTCAAGCAACACCGGCGTCTGCAAAGCCTGCTGCTGGGCATTCTGGCCTGGGCCATCGCCCTGCTGCTGTTCTTCCCGATCTTCTGGATGGTGCTGACCAGCTTCAAGACCGAGATCGACGCCTTCGCCACGCCGCCGCAGTTCATCTTCACCCCGACACTGGAAAACTACCTGCACATCCAGGAACGCAGCGACTACTTCCACTTTGCCTGGAACTCGGTACTGATCTCGTTCAGCGCCACGCTGCTGTGCATGCTGATCGCGGTGCCGGCGGCCTATTCCATGGCCTTCTACGAAACGAAACGCACCAAGCAGACGTTGCTGTGGATGCTGTCCACCAAGATGCTGCCACCGGTGGGCGTGCTGATGCCCATCTACTTGCTGGCAAAAGGCTCCGGGCTGTTGGACAGCAAGCTGGCGCTGATCGTGATCTACACGCTGATCAACCTGCCGATCGTGGTGTGGATGGTGTACACCTACTTCAAGGACATACCCCGCGACATCCTCGAAGCCGCCCGCCTGGACGGCGCCACGTTGCTGCAGGAAATGCTGCGGGTACTGCTGCCGATCAGCAAGGGCGGGCTGGCATCGACCCTGTTGCTGTCGCTGATCCTGTGCTGGAACGAGGCGTTCTGGTCGTTGAACCTGACCAGCTCCAACGCGGCGCCGCTGACCGCGCTGATTGCCTCCTACTCAAGCCCCGAGGGGTTGTTCTGGGCCAAGTTGTCGGCGGTCTCGACCCTGGCCTGCGCGCCGATCCTGATCTTTGGCTGGATCAGCCAGAAACAGCTGGTGCGCGGTTTGTCGTTCGGTGCCGTCAAGTAA